In Pseudomonas sp. R76, one genomic interval encodes:
- a CDS encoding DUF1656 domain-containing protein → MIGDLDISGVFLPTLLVLMGITYVLFLVVHGLLTRIHFYRLVWHRALFNVGLYALLLGAVDSLSRYLMT, encoded by the coding sequence ATGATCGGTGATCTGGATATCAGCGGGGTGTTCCTGCCCACGCTGCTGGTGTTGATGGGCATTACGTACGTGTTGTTTCTGGTGGTGCACGGGCTGTTGACGCGCATTCACTTCTATCGCCTGGTCTGGCACCGGGCATTGTTCAATGTGGGGCTCTACGCGCTGTTGCTGGGCGCGGTGGACTCACTCAGTCGATACCTCATGACATGA
- a CDS encoding efflux RND transporter periplasmic adaptor subunit has translation MKKPFLTIGRVVLTLLIVTFAVVVVWRMVMYYMFAPWTRDGHIRADIVQIAPDVSGLIQQVDVRDNQLVTKGQVLFAVDQDRFKLALRQAQAAVADRQETLAQAQREYKRNRGLGNLVPSEQLEESQSRVARAQSALAEAQVTVDAAQLNLDRSVIRSPVDGYVNDRAPRAQEFVTAGRPVLSVVDSNSFHIDGYFEETKLDGIHVGMAVDIRVIGDNARLRGHVQSIVAGIEDRDRSSGSNLLPNVNPAFSWVRLAQRIPVRIAFDDVPADFRMIAGRTATVSIIDDETAAKEKARQGEKP, from the coding sequence ATGAAAAAACCTTTTTTGACCATCGGCCGTGTTGTCCTGACGTTATTGATAGTGACCTTCGCTGTCGTCGTTGTGTGGCGCATGGTCATGTACTACATGTTTGCGCCCTGGACCCGTGACGGGCATATCCGTGCCGACATTGTGCAGATCGCCCCGGACGTGTCCGGGTTGATCCAGCAAGTCGACGTGCGCGACAACCAGCTCGTGACCAAAGGCCAGGTGCTCTTCGCCGTCGACCAGGACCGCTTCAAGCTGGCGCTGCGCCAAGCCCAGGCCGCCGTGGCCGACCGCCAGGAAACCCTGGCGCAGGCCCAGCGCGAGTACAAGCGTAACCGTGGCCTTGGCAACCTGGTGCCGAGCGAGCAGCTGGAAGAAAGCCAATCCCGCGTGGCCCGTGCCCAATCGGCCCTGGCCGAGGCGCAGGTGACGGTGGACGCCGCCCAACTCAACCTCGACCGCTCGGTGATCCGCAGCCCGGTGGACGGCTACGTCAACGACCGCGCGCCGCGTGCTCAGGAGTTTGTCACCGCCGGGCGCCCGGTGTTGTCGGTGGTGGACAGCAACTCGTTCCACATCGACGGCTACTTCGAGGAGACCAAGCTCGACGGTATTCACGTCGGCATGGCCGTCGACATCCGTGTGATTGGTGACAACGCACGCTTGCGTGGCCATGTGCAGAGCATCGTCGCCGGTATCGAAGACCGCGACCGCAGCAGCGGCTCCAACCTGTTGCCTAACGTCAACCCGGCGTTCAGCTGGGTGCGGCTGGCCCAGCGGATTCCGGTGCGCATCGCCTTCGATGATGTGCCGGCAGACTTCCGCATGATCGCCGGGCGTACGGCGACGGTGTCGATCATCGACGACGAGACCGCCGCCAAAGAAAAAGCCCGGCAGGGAGAAAAACCATGA
- a CDS encoding MarR family winged helix-turn-helix transcriptional regulator, which yields MNLSSSMVVGARNWRKICQTTLVSYGISEACAVPLLMIGRLGDGVHQVKVAQASGMESPSLVRLLDQLCAGGYVCRTEDVHDRRAKALSLTERGRELVQAVEVQLVRLRKDVLADIAQSDLEAALRVLRAFEAAEATS from the coding sequence ATGAACCTCAGCAGCAGCATGGTGGTGGGCGCCCGTAACTGGCGCAAAATCTGCCAGACCACGCTGGTGAGCTACGGTATTTCCGAAGCCTGCGCCGTGCCGTTGTTGATGATCGGCCGCTTGGGCGATGGTGTGCACCAAGTAAAGGTCGCCCAGGCCTCCGGCATGGAAAGCCCGTCGCTGGTGCGCCTGCTTGATCAGCTGTGCGCCGGCGGCTACGTGTGCCGTACCGAAGACGTGCACGACCGCCGCGCCAAGGCCTTGAGCCTGACCGAGCGCGGCCGTGAGCTGGTGCAAGCGGTGGAGGTGCAACTGGTGCGCTTGCGCAAAGACGTGTTGGCGGACATTGCCCAGAGCGATCTTGAAGCGGCGTTGCGTGTACTGCGGGCCTTTGAGGCGGCTGAGGCAACCTCTTGA
- a CDS encoding efflux transporter outer membrane subunit — MKPAALLATAGLGLLLSACQVVGPDYTLPEKSAINRGDLQGQIAGEGHNVVSAPVPADWWKLYKDPRLDELVRQAMASNTDLRVAAANLQRARFQTQEAQSAGGWSAGAKAEAQRLQESGEAYLLTEKVPVANIGSASISTSYQFDLFGTLQRGIESAQATTDAAQAAADIARITLVADVVRSYTQVCAANEELAIANESLDLQAQSTKLTQRLRDAGRGDETQVTRSQTQYKSLRADMPRYEAARQAGLFRLSMLLAKPVDQLPSGTGTCAELPHIAQLLPVGDGAALLKRRPDIRQAERQLAAATARIGVATGALYPDISIGATVGTVGILDDLGTPATNRWGFGPLISWSVPTNGARARIHEAEAATQGALAHFDGVVLNAIRETQTGLAQYTAQLQRRDALADAGASAKEASEQTHRFFQAGRASFLADLQATRTYTDVRAQLAAANTQVAMSQIDLFLALGGGWESGRTQASQPGKP, encoded by the coding sequence ATGAAACCGGCGGCGCTGCTGGCCACGGCCGGCTTGGGTTTGCTGCTGTCGGCCTGCCAGGTAGTCGGCCCGGATTACACACTGCCGGAGAAGTCCGCCATCAACCGTGGCGACCTGCAAGGGCAGATCGCGGGCGAGGGCCACAACGTGGTGTCGGCGCCGGTGCCGGCCGACTGGTGGAAACTCTACAAGGACCCGCGCCTGGATGAGCTGGTGCGTCAGGCCATGGCGTCCAACACCGACTTGCGTGTGGCCGCCGCCAACCTGCAACGCGCACGCTTCCAGACCCAAGAGGCGCAATCCGCCGGTGGTTGGAGCGCTGGCGCAAAAGCTGAGGCCCAGCGTTTGCAGGAGTCGGGCGAAGCCTATTTGCTGACCGAAAAAGTCCCGGTGGCCAATATCGGCAGCGCCAGCATCAGCACGTCCTACCAGTTTGACTTGTTCGGCACCTTGCAACGCGGCATCGAAAGCGCCCAGGCCACCACCGACGCCGCTCAGGCTGCTGCGGATATTGCGCGCATTACGCTGGTCGCCGACGTGGTGCGCTCCTACACCCAAGTGTGTGCGGCCAACGAAGAACTGGCGATTGCCAACGAGTCCCTCGACCTGCAGGCCCAGAGCACCAAGCTCACCCAACGGCTGCGCGACGCCGGGCGCGGTGATGAAACCCAGGTGACCCGTTCGCAAACCCAATACAAATCCTTGCGTGCCGACATGCCGCGCTACGAAGCAGCGCGTCAGGCAGGCTTGTTCCGTTTGTCGATGCTGCTGGCCAAGCCGGTCGACCAACTGCCGTCGGGCACCGGCACCTGCGCCGAGCTGCCGCACATCGCCCAGTTGCTGCCGGTGGGTGACGGCGCCGCGTTGCTCAAGCGCCGCCCCGACATTCGCCAGGCCGAACGCCAACTGGCCGCCGCCACCGCGCGTATCGGCGTGGCCACCGGCGCGCTGTACCCGGACATCAGCATCGGCGCCACGGTGGGCACCGTCGGTATTCTTGACGACTTGGGCACGCCGGCCACCAACCGCTGGGGCTTTGGCCCGTTGATCAGCTGGTCGGTGCCGACCAACGGCGCCCGCGCGCGCATCCACGAAGCCGAAGCCGCCACCCAGGGCGCCCTGGCGCACTTCGACGGCGTGGTGCTCAACGCCATCCGCGAAACCCAGACCGGCCTTGCGCAGTACACCGCGCAGTTGCAACGCCGCGACGCGCTGGCCGATGCCGGTGCGTCCGCCAAGGAAGCGTCGGAGCAGACGCACCGCTTCTTCCAGGCCGGTCGCGCGTCGTTCCTGGCCGACCTGCAAGCCACGCGCACCTACACCGATGTGCGTGCGCAACTGGCGGCGGCGAACACCCAGGTTGCCATGAGCCAGATCGATCTGTTCCTGGCCCTGGGCGGTGGTTGGGAAAGCGGACGAACGCAAGCGTCACAGCCCGGCAAACCCTGA
- a CDS encoding outer membrane assembly lipoprotein YfiO → MRIGFLSPLALALLAGISLPAQASSDDSCYPDWRVSRDTLDPCNNLPFLSPGNDSRANLRLLLADKKAAPLAPNALSEDDLAEGFGPVPFPVYRLVPRGEAEPVSPSDAPKTSPLDALLEPLGIKRDNAKAAGDAFLNGEGSRCRSNDENSAAAFIRQVIKADMPAAERDLLVKARLQLLTACEWVGPVVEPPQDIQSSEGQLFRTYLQAAADFYTGRFTDAGPGFVATQNATSPWLKETALYMTARNALNQAQANTYDEDGVPHLDRVDKPALAEAEKGFDAYLKTYPQGDYSASARGLLRRVYWLADDNEKLAEAFAWQLTQATDEQRNVSVDELVEEADLKLLMVNSDTVKTPMIQLVSDLMVMRGGNQPALSRADLEKQKAAFADEPAFYDYLLAVSALYVEHQPDAALKQLPQSVPSSLNYFAFSQQTLRALALEAKQDWKGAQDLWLQLLPLAKLPLQRDQLELALALNYERSGQLAKVFAADSPISAKQVRYILLRNVAGPDLLRQQIAKADDPVERQTAQFVLLYKDLLRGQFATFADDLKQLPTPAPEDKLGTSLGYVCSGGQSLKLFQWNGDKAESGYSCPAIAQTAATLQTDAKNPQALNCFGEFILRNNLDGMPLEQARAAGSLGSTATQFPGETFSRLNGYKQVIANAKAPKNDKAYALFRAINCYAPAGYNSCGGDDVEPAVRKAWFRQLKSGFADTQWGKSLQYYW, encoded by the coding sequence ATGCGCATCGGTTTTCTGTCACCCCTGGCACTGGCCCTGCTTGCCGGCATTTCCCTACCGGCCCAGGCCAGTTCGGACGACTCGTGTTACCCCGACTGGCGGGTGTCGCGTGACACGCTGGATCCCTGCAATAACCTGCCGTTCCTGAGCCCAGGCAATGACAGCCGGGCCAACCTGCGTTTATTGCTGGCCGACAAGAAAGCCGCGCCGCTGGCGCCCAATGCCTTGAGCGAAGATGACCTGGCCGAGGGTTTTGGCCCGGTGCCGTTCCCGGTGTATCGCCTGGTGCCGCGTGGCGAAGCCGAGCCCGTCAGCCCATCCGACGCCCCCAAAACCTCGCCACTCGATGCACTGCTTGAACCGCTGGGCATCAAGCGCGACAACGCTAAAGCCGCCGGCGATGCGTTCCTCAATGGCGAAGGCAGCCGCTGCCGCAGCAACGACGAGAACAGCGCTGCCGCGTTTATCCGCCAAGTGATCAAGGCCGATATGCCAGCCGCCGAACGCGATCTGCTGGTGAAGGCACGCCTGCAATTGCTCACCGCCTGCGAATGGGTAGGCCCGGTGGTCGAGCCGCCGCAAGATATCCAATCGAGCGAAGGCCAGCTGTTTCGCACGTACCTGCAAGCCGCCGCCGACTTCTACACCGGCCGCTTCACCGACGCCGGGCCTGGCTTCGTCGCCACCCAAAACGCTACTTCGCCCTGGCTGAAGGAAACCGCGCTGTACATGACCGCGCGCAACGCACTCAACCAGGCCCAGGCCAATACTTATGACGAAGACGGCGTGCCGCACCTCGACCGTGTGGATAAACCTGCGCTCGCCGAGGCCGAAAAGGGTTTCGACGCTTATCTGAAAACTTATCCACAGGGCGACTACAGCGCCTCTGCACGCGGCTTGCTGCGCCGGGTCTACTGGCTGGCGGACGATAACGAAAAACTCGCCGAAGCATTTGCCTGGCAACTGACCCAGGCCACCGACGAGCAGCGCAATGTGTCGGTGGATGAATTGGTCGAAGAGGCCGACCTCAAGCTGTTGATGGTCAATAGCGACACCGTCAAGACGCCGATGATCCAACTCGTCAGCGACCTGATGGTGATGCGTGGCGGCAACCAGCCCGCGCTCAGCCGCGCAGACCTTGAGAAGCAAAAAGCAGCGTTTGCCGATGAGCCGGCGTTTTACGACTACCTGTTAGCCGTGAGCGCGCTGTACGTCGAGCATCAACCGGATGCCGCCTTGAAGCAGTTGCCGCAAAGCGTGCCGTCGAGCCTGAATTACTTCGCCTTCAGCCAACAAACCCTGCGCGCCCTGGCACTGGAAGCCAAGCAAGACTGGAAAGGCGCACAAGACCTGTGGCTGCAACTGCTGCCGCTGGCCAAATTACCGCTGCAACGCGACCAGTTGGAATTGGCCCTGGCCCTCAACTACGAGCGCAGCGGCCAGTTGGCCAAGGTGTTCGCGGCGGATTCGCCAATCAGCGCCAAGCAGGTGCGTTATATCCTGCTGCGCAACGTTGCCGGGCCGGACTTGCTGCGCCAGCAGATCGCCAAGGCCGACGACCCGGTGGAACGCCAGACCGCACAATTCGTGCTGCTCTATAAAGACTTGCTGCGCGGCCAGTTCGCCACCTTCGCCGATGACCTCAAGCAACTGCCAACGCCGGCACCTGAAGACAAACTGGGCACCAGCCTGGGCTACGTCTGCAGCGGCGGCCAGAGCTTGAAGCTGTTCCAGTGGAACGGCGACAAAGCCGAATCCGGCTACAGCTGCCCGGCCATCGCGCAAACCGCTGCCACCTTGCAAACCGATGCGAAAAACCCGCAGGCCCTGAACTGCTTCGGTGAGTTCATCCTGCGCAATAACCTCGACGGCATGCCCCTGGAACAGGCACGCGCCGCCGGCAGCCTGGGCAGCACCGCGACGCAATTCCCCGGTGAAACCTTCTCGCGGCTCAACGGCTACAAGCAGGTGATCGCCAACGCCAAAGCGCCGAAGAACGACAAGGCCTACGCACTGTTCCGCGCCATCAACTGCTATGCCCCGGCCGGCTACAACAGCTGCGGCGGCGATGACGTTGAGCCCGCCGTGCGCAAGGCGTGGTTCCGCCAGCTGAAAAGCGGCTTTGCCGACACCCAGTGGGGCAAATCGCTGCAGTACTACTGGTGA
- a CDS encoding FUSC family protein: protein MNGFFTGFPPARDWFYGVRTFAASMIALYIAMLMQMPRPYWAMATVYIVSSPFVGPTSSKALYRAIGTFMGAAAAVVFVPMFVQSPYVLVVVIALWTGILLFLSMHLRTANNYALMLAGYTLPLIALPVVDNPLAVWDVAEARTEEIFLGIAVAAVVGAMFWPRRLMPVFDGSVAKWFADAQVYSLRFFTRNVDTEEISTLRSGMVATFNTLELMIGQLPHEGARPQTVRNTKELRGRMIHLLPVVDALDDALYAIEHRAPEFLERITPVLEATRQWLETTTQIAPLESWRVLRDQVDALQPQGEALDDRHTLLFSNALYRLGEWIDLWQDCRSLQAAIQCESQDTWRAVYRHWRLGRLTPFLDRGLMFYSAFSTVTAIIVASVLWILLGWTDGGSAVILAAVACSFFASMDDPAPQIYRFFFWTAMSVLFASLYLFLVLPNLHDFPMLVLAFAVPFICIGTLTVQPRFYLGMLLTLVNTSSFISIQGAYDADFLNFANVNLAGPVGLLFAFVWTLIARPFGAELAAKRLTRFSWRDIVTLTEPATLAEHRHMAAQMLDRLMQHLPRLALINQDTGTALRDLRVALNLLDLLAYSPRIYGVPRVLLNQVVEGVGGYFKACLKAGERLPAPSGLLMTLDRTRRALNGQGLQDEDDTRLHLLHALAGLRLSLLPGVELIGGTEMEAPLPDGAPL from the coding sequence TTGAACGGATTTTTTACCGGCTTCCCGCCCGCTCGCGACTGGTTCTACGGGGTGCGTACGTTCGCCGCGTCGATGATCGCGCTGTACATCGCCATGCTCATGCAAATGCCGCGTCCGTATTGGGCGATGGCCACGGTGTATATCGTCTCCAGCCCATTTGTCGGCCCCACCAGCTCCAAGGCGCTGTACCGCGCCATCGGCACCTTCATGGGCGCGGCGGCGGCGGTGGTTTTTGTGCCGATGTTCGTGCAGTCGCCGTATGTGCTGGTGGTGGTGATTGCGCTGTGGACCGGCATTCTGCTGTTCCTGTCCATGCACCTGCGCACCGCCAACAACTATGCGCTGATGCTCGCCGGCTACACCTTGCCGCTGATCGCGCTGCCCGTGGTGGATAACCCCCTGGCGGTGTGGGATGTGGCCGAGGCACGCACCGAAGAAATCTTCCTCGGCATCGCCGTGGCGGCCGTGGTGGGCGCGATGTTCTGGCCGCGTCGCCTGATGCCAGTGTTCGACGGCTCGGTGGCCAAGTGGTTTGCCGACGCGCAGGTCTACAGCCTGCGCTTCTTCACGCGCAATGTGGACACCGAAGAAATCAGCACGCTGCGCAGCGGCATGGTCGCCACGTTCAACACCCTCGAATTGATGATCGGCCAGTTGCCCCACGAAGGCGCGCGCCCGCAGACGGTGCGTAACACCAAGGAACTGCGCGGGCGCATGATTCACCTGCTGCCGGTGGTGGATGCGCTCGACGATGCGCTGTATGCCATCGAACACCGCGCGCCGGAGTTTCTTGAGCGCATCACGCCGGTGCTGGAGGCCACCCGCCAATGGCTGGAAACCACCACGCAAATTGCCCCGCTGGAAAGCTGGCGCGTGCTGCGTGATCAGGTCGACGCCCTGCAACCCCAAGGCGAAGCGCTGGACGACCGTCACACGCTGCTGTTCTCCAACGCGCTGTATCGCCTGGGGGAGTGGATCGACCTGTGGCAAGACTGCCGCAGCCTGCAAGCCGCCATCCAGTGCGAAAGCCAGGACACCTGGCGCGCCGTGTACCGCCACTGGCGCCTGGGCCGGCTTACGCCGTTCCTCGACCGTGGCCTGATGTTCTACTCGGCGTTCTCCACCGTCACCGCGATCATCGTCGCCTCGGTGTTGTGGATTCTGCTGGGCTGGACCGACGGCGGCAGCGCAGTGATTCTGGCAGCCGTGGCGTGCAGCTTTTTCGCCTCGATGGACGACCCGGCGCCGCAGATCTACCGGTTCTTTTTCTGGACCGCGATGTCGGTGTTGTTCGCCAGCCTCTACCTGTTTCTGGTGCTGCCGAACCTGCACGATTTCCCGATGCTGGTGCTGGCGTTTGCGGTGCCGTTTATTTGCATCGGCACGCTCACCGTGCAGCCGCGTTTCTACCTCGGCATGCTGCTGACGCTGGTGAACACCTCGTCGTTTATCAGCATCCAGGGCGCGTATGACGCGGACTTCCTGAACTTTGCCAACGTCAACCTGGCCGGGCCTGTGGGCCTGTTGTTCGCCTTTGTGTGGACGTTGATTGCGCGGCCGTTCGGCGCCGAACTCGCGGCCAAGCGCCTGACCCGCTTCAGCTGGCGCGACATCGTCACCCTGACCGAGCCTGCGACCTTGGCCGAACACCGGCACATGGCCGCGCAAATGCTCGACCGCCTGATGCAGCACCTGCCGCGCCTGGCGCTGATCAACCAGGACACCGGCACCGCCCTGCGTGATTTGCGCGTGGCACTGAACCTGCTCGACCTGCTGGCGTACTCGCCACGCATCTACGGCGTGCCACGGGTGTTGCTCAACCAGGTTGTCGAAGGCGTTGGCGGTTACTTCAAGGCGTGCCTGAAGGCCGGTGAACGCTTGCCCGCGCCGAGCGGTCTGCTGATGACACTCGACCGCACGCGCCGCGCCCTCAACGGCCAAGGCTTGCAAGACGAAGACGATACCCGCCTGCATCTGCTGCACGCACTGGCCGGCTTGCGCCTGTCGTTGCTGCCGGGCGTGGAATTAATTGGCGGCACCGAAATGGAAGCGCCGCTGCCTGATGGAGCGCCTTTATGA
- a CDS encoding glycosyltransferase family 39 protein, protein MRRSVVEQDDKIGTFPAVNRLSGAWEGAGWLSRLWWVPILALAMAVRFYGLTASAIWGDEGSSLLLSEYAMEDLWFHAAHDVHPPLYFFMLRGWIELFGDGIWSIRGMSALPGVAAVGLGIWLTRQLSTRRAAVLAGVLLALFPTAVRYSQEVRMYSLLAVWLLGATLALVYWVRQPERTRYLAAYVVLMAAAFYTHYFTALCVLVHWAYLGVLCRSQAPGQRLIIRPSWWCANVLIVALYLPWLPNLLDLIQHVEQLKVGGDIGWEDPVSLISVPSMVWQFMLQDEGIGFWPPLFWLFPVLLITVVGATAWRDRERYRPACLLALFFLLPLLLVYAVSFVSPVFIERYLTVYALGLPILVALAIDRLPPRLAWLGAALFVLFVGVELLGLKNNAAVDEHDQFNVPVEFVNRNYQEDDRIVLSDMMWYLSYVYYDQTDAQLQLFTPPKPDGTPTRPNAYGFGTLVDQDGGRIYLDRLSALPADTHRVWLISSNEMPDDFAPIPADWRQLLQQDGGGARARLFVLCRGPEPSQPEGCR, encoded by the coding sequence GTGCGACGGTCTGTGGTAGAGCAAGACGACAAAATTGGGACGTTTCCCGCAGTCAATCGCCTCTCGGGCGCCTGGGAAGGCGCCGGCTGGCTCAGCCGGTTGTGGTGGGTGCCGATTCTGGCGCTGGCCATGGCGGTGCGTTTTTATGGCCTGACCGCTTCGGCGATCTGGGGCGACGAAGGTTCGAGCCTGCTGCTCAGCGAGTACGCCATGGAGGACCTGTGGTTTCACGCCGCCCATGATGTGCACCCGCCGCTGTACTTCTTCATGCTGCGCGGGTGGATCGAGCTGTTTGGCGATGGGATCTGGTCGATTCGCGGCATGAGTGCCCTGCCCGGCGTAGCGGCGGTGGGGCTGGGCATCTGGCTCACGCGGCAGCTGTCCACGCGTCGCGCCGCCGTGCTGGCGGGCGTGCTGCTGGCGTTGTTTCCGACGGCGGTGCGTTACAGCCAGGAAGTGCGCATGTACTCACTGCTGGCCGTGTGGTTGCTGGGCGCCACGCTGGCGCTGGTGTACTGGGTGCGCCAACCCGAGCGCACGCGATACCTGGCCGCCTATGTCGTGCTGATGGCGGCCGCGTTCTACACCCACTATTTCACCGCGCTGTGTGTGCTGGTGCATTGGGCTTACCTGGGCGTGTTGTGCCGCTCCCAGGCACCCGGCCAACGCTTGATCATTCGCCCGTCGTGGTGGTGCGCCAACGTGCTGATCGTCGCGTTGTACCTGCCGTGGCTGCCGAACCTGCTGGACCTTATCCAACACGTTGAGCAGCTCAAGGTGGGCGGTGACATTGGCTGGGAAGACCCGGTTTCGCTGATTTCCGTGCCGTCGATGGTCTGGCAGTTCATGCTTCAGGATGAAGGTATCGGCTTCTGGCCGCCGCTGTTCTGGCTGTTCCCTGTGTTGTTGATCACGGTGGTGGGTGCCACCGCCTGGCGTGATCGTGAGCGCTATCGCCCGGCTTGCCTGCTGGCGCTGTTCTTTTTATTGCCGCTGCTGCTGGTGTATGCGGTGTCGTTTGTTTCGCCGGTGTTCATCGAGCGCTACCTGACGGTGTATGCACTGGGCTTGCCGATTCTGGTGGCGTTGGCCATCGACCGCTTGCCCCCGCGCTTGGCATGGCTGGGCGCGGCGTTGTTCGTATTGTTCGTCGGCGTGGAACTGCTGGGCCTGAAGAACAATGCCGCTGTGGACGAGCATGATCAATTCAACGTGCCGGTGGAGTTCGTCAATCGCAATTACCAGGAAGACGACCGCATCGTTCTCAGTGACATGATGTGGTACCTGAGCTACGTGTATTACGACCAGACCGACGCCCAATTGCAGCTCTTCACCCCACCCAAACCCGACGGCACCCCGACCCGACCGAACGCCTATGGCTTCGGCACGTTGGTGGATCAGGACGGCGGGCGTATTTACCTGGACCGTTTGTCGGCATTACCCGCCGATACGCACCGCGTCTGGCTGATCAGCAGCAATGAAATGCCCGATGATTTCGCCCCGATTCCCGCCGACTGGCGCCAGCTTTTGCAGCAGGACGGCGGCGGGGCACGAGCGCGCTTGTTTGTGCTGTGCCGCGGGCCAGAGCCCTCGCAGCCCGAGGGTTGCCGGTAA
- a CDS encoding NADH:ubiquinone oxidoreductase subunit N, producing MKNPYAPAFWCVLFALVLLSAAYFYGVMLAHQLDKAMVFLDSACLVIGTLSIGVVAWASYQNQRVKRRLLEQGKTRVAIWDTKVALRRVETVFDRYFWGSYWQPGRTFQEVMGELTGTPLEKSLEALKKQCVLLDQQVADGRHWLNNARELSDVANAMARERYQLDFCNPKADTPSNAVIHREFEVLVYTWTARLKSFDHQLDEIELEYT from the coding sequence ATGAAAAACCCTTATGCTCCCGCTTTCTGGTGCGTGCTCTTCGCACTGGTGTTGTTATCGGCTGCCTACTTCTACGGCGTCATGCTTGCCCATCAACTCGACAAGGCCATGGTGTTCCTCGACAGCGCGTGCCTGGTGATCGGCACCTTGTCCATCGGCGTGGTGGCGTGGGCGTCTTACCAAAACCAACGGGTGAAACGAAGACTGCTCGAACAGGGCAAGACCCGCGTGGCGATCTGGGACACCAAAGTCGCTTTGCGCCGTGTCGAAACCGTGTTCGACCGCTATTTCTGGGGCAGTTACTGGCAGCCAGGCCGCACCTTCCAGGAAGTCATGGGCGAACTCACCGGCACGCCCCTGGAAAAAAGCCTCGAAGCCCTGAAAAAACAATGTGTGTTGCTCGACCAGCAGGTCGCCGACGGTAGGCATTGGCTGAATAACGCCCGGGAATTGTCCGACGTGGCCAACGCCATGGCCCGTGAGCGCTATCAACTGGATTTCTGTAACCCCAAGGCCGACACCCCGAGCAATGCCGTGATACACCGCGAGTTTGAGGTGTTGGTGTACACCTGGACCGCACGCTTGAAGAGTTTTGATCACCAGCTCGATGAGATTGAATTGGAGTACACGTGA
- a CDS encoding DUF2789 domain-containing protein: MESPVHSLPSLFKQLGLPDDPVSIEQFVTVHSPLKPELHLADAFFWTPSQRAFLREEIREDADWAEVVDELNVLLRRGREV; the protein is encoded by the coding sequence ATGGAATCGCCAGTGCACAGCCTGCCGTCACTGTTCAAACAGCTCGGTCTGCCGGATGACCCGGTGAGTATTGAGCAGTTTGTGACGGTTCATTCACCGCTGAAGCCTGAACTGCATCTGGCGGATGCGTTTTTCTGGACGCCCAGTCAGAGAGCGTTTTTGCGCGAAGAGATTCGAGAGGATGCCGACTGGGCAGAGGTGGTGGATGAGCTGAATGTGTTGTTGCGGAGGGGGCGTGAGGTGTAA